Proteins encoded in a region of the Anopheles ziemanni chromosome 2, idAnoZiCoDA_A2_x.2, whole genome shotgun sequence genome:
- the LOC131287213 gene encoding cyclin-dependent kinase 6 — MTQATSNYEELGVIGTGAYGTVYRARDLKNHGNIVALKKVRVALTEDGVPMSTLREIFMLKQLDTFGHPNVVKLLDVCQGQRLEREGQLVLFLVFEHLDQDLDEYIKRNGMPPSTIQRLSCEMLTGIDFLHSHRIVHRDLKPQNLLISTDGHLKLADFGLAKTYDFEMKLTTVVVTLWYRAPEVLLGEAYNSSVDIWSAGCIIAEMFQRRVLFPGTAEGNQLEKIFELTGRPTEAQWPRGISIVRENFRSTKPREPRDFCPKLCDEANDLLKLMLAFNRHDRPSARQCLNHAYFTQEPMPT, encoded by the exons ATGACACAGGCTACCAGCAACTACGAGGAGCTTGGAGTGATTGGGACCG GCGCCTATGGTACCGTCTACCGGGCTCGCGACCTAAAAAACCACGGCAATATCGTCGCTTTGAAGAAGGTCCGTGTCGCACTAACCGAGGATGGAGTGCCGATGTCAACATTGCGGGAAATTTTCATGCTCAAGCAGCTGGATACCTTTGGGCACCCGAACGTGGTCAA ACTGCTAGATGTCTGTCAAGGACAGCGGCTGGAGCGGGAAGGACAGTTGGTgctgtttttggttttcgaaCATTTGGACCAGGACCTGGATGAGTATATCAAACGGAATGGAATGCCGCCATCTACCATTCAG CGTCTTTCCTGTGAAATGCTTACCGGAATCGACTTCTTACACTCGCACCGGATCGTGCATCGAGACTTGAAACCCCAGAATCTCCTCATCTCGACAGACGGGCACCTGAAGCTGGCCGACTTCGGACTGGCAAAGACCTACGATTTCGAGATGAAACTAACGACCGTCGTGGTGACGCTGTGGTACCGCGCCCCGGAGGTGCTGCTCGGCGAAGCTTACAACAGTTCCGTCGATATCTGGAGTGCCGGCTGCATCATCGCTGAAATGTTCCAACGTCGGGTCCTATTTCCCGGCACGGCCGAGGGCAATCAGTTGGAGAAAATATTTGA atTAACGGGACGCCCCACGGAAGCCCAGTGGCCGCGGGGTATTTCGATTGTACGTGAAAATTTCCGTTCGACGAAACCACGGGAGCCGCGCGACTTCTGCCCGAAGTTGTGTGATGAAGCGAACGATCTCCTCAAACTGATGCTCGCCTTCAACCGACATGATCGCCCGTCCGCAAGGCAGTGTCTTAATCACGCCTACTTCACGCAGGAACCGATGCCAACGTAA